The Taeniopygia guttata chromosome 6, bTaeGut7.mat, whole genome shotgun sequence genome contains a region encoding:
- the LOC100223789 gene encoding solute carrier family 2, facilitated glucose transporter member 5-like isoform X1: protein MSPGGARAALPCPAFPAFPSLTSSFYLKMGETSRAAGLPSSPSPSPPAPRSACSPAPPLGNGTPRPSGDIPGHLTFPLLSVTLLVSFGSSMLYGYNLAVVNSPAEHIKVFYNATWSQRFGHGLGSAPLTLLYALTVSIFALGGLVGSLLVGVLVERYGRNGALSRSALLVLLAGSFMGFSRELGSPEMVIIGRSITGLHSGICLSVVPLYVGEIAPKNLRGFLGLMPSIFICLGVFSAQVLGLPELLGKDRFWPLFLSVVVVPASLQLLLLHCFPESPRYLLIERNDVCGATKALHRFLGRPDVQDVIEEMKEEQRSLSSMEMVSVWQLLRDRSVRWQTLSVAVVSAGMQLSGIDAIWFYTNTIFENAGIPTSQIPYTTVGTGAIEVVAGLIGCFTIERVGRRPLIITGFCAMGVCSAGITISLLLQAALPWMRYLSVVCVVGIIAGFCMGPAGVPLLVTAELFMQSHRPAAYMVGGSLNWLCNFTVGFIFPFLQMSAGAFCYLVFCGVCLLVALYVYLVIPETKNKTFVEISHVFATRRSVLSVPARLTGMMKLDGYGALQSSSLKGSGSSLP from the exons ATGAGCCCCGGGGGCGCCCGGgccgccctgccctgccctgccttccctgccttcccttccctcacctcctccttctatctaaaaatgggagagaccAGCCGGGCCGCCGGACTaccttcctccccctctccttctcctcccgcCCCGCGCTCCGCCTGCAGCCCGGCGCCGCCGCTCGGGAACGGGACCCCGCGGCCCAgcggggacatccctggg CATCTCACCTTCCCCCTGCTGTCTGTCACCCTTTTGGTATCCTTTGGCTCATCCATGCTCTATGGCTACAACCTCGCTGTGGTGAACTCACCAGCAGAG cacatAAAGGTTTTCTACAACGCCACGTGGTCCCAGCGGTTCGGACacgggctgggctctgccccccTGACCCTCCTCTATGCCCTGACTGTCTCCATCTTCGCCCTGGGTGGGCTGGTGGGCTCCCTGCTggtgggggtgctggtggagcGGTACGGCAG GAATGGTGCTCTGAGCCGCAGCGCCCTCCTCGTCCTCCTGGCCGGCAGCTTCATGGGCTTCAGCCGGGAGCTGGGATCCCCCGAGATGGTGATCATCGGCCGCTCCATCACGGGGCTCCACTCAG gTATCTGTCTCAGTGTGGTGCCCCTCTATGTGGGAGAAATCGCTCCCAAGAACCTGCGGGGCTTCCTGGGGCTCATGCCCAGCATCTTCATCTGCCTGGGGGTTTTCTCTGCCCAGGTCCTAGGCCTGCCAGAACTGCTGGGCAAG GACAGGTTCTGGCCCCTTTTCCTGTCAGTGGTGGTTGTTCCTGcctccctccagctcctgctgctgcactgcttcCCTGAGAGCCCTCGGTACCTGCTGATAGAGAGAAATGACGTCTGTGGGGCCACCAAAG CGCTGCACCGGTTCCTGGGGAGACCTGATGTACAGGATGTGATCGAGGAGATGAAGGAGGAGCAGCGGTCGCTCTCCTCCATGGAGATGGTGTCAGTCTGGCAGCTGCTGCGGGACCGCTCCGTGCGCTGGCAGACGCTCTCGGTGGCGGTGGTGAGCGCCGGCATGCAGCTCTCAGGGATCGATGCC ATCTGGTTTTACACCAACACCATTTTCGAGAACGCCGGGATCCCCACGTCCCAGATCCCCTACACCACCGTGGGCACCGGCGCCATTGAGGTTGTTGCCGGGCTGATCGGG TGCTTCACCATTGAGAGGGTGGGCCGGCGGCCCCTCATCATCACCGGCTTCTGTGCCATGGGTGTCTGCTCGGCTGGCATCAccatctccctgctgctgcag GCCGCCCTGCCCTGGATGCGCTACCTCAGCGTTGTCTGCGTGGTCGGCATCATCGCTGGCTTCTGCATGGGACCAG ctggtgTCCCCTTGCTGGTGACAGCTGAGCTCTTCATGCAGTCACACCGCCCGGCTGCCTACATGGTGGGGGGCTCTCTCAACTGGCTCTGCAACTTCACCGTTGGCTTCATCTTCCCCTTCTTGCAG ATGTCAGCTGGTGCCTTTTGCTACCTGGTTTTCTGTGGAGTCTGCCTGCTGGTGGCCCTGTACGTCTACCTTGTCATCCCCGAGACCAAGAACAAAACCTTTGTGGAGATCAGCCACGTCTTTGCCACGCGCCGCTCCGTCCTCTCCGTGCCAGCCCGCCTCACTGGGATGATGAAGCTCGATGGTTATGGGgctttgcagagcagctccctgaaGGGCTCaggctccagcctgccctga
- the LOC100223789 gene encoding solute carrier family 2, facilitated glucose transporter member 5-like isoform X2 has product MGETSRAAGLPSSPSPSPPAPRSACSPAPPLGNGTPRPSGDIPGHLTFPLLSVTLLVSFGSSMLYGYNLAVVNSPAEHIKVFYNATWSQRFGHGLGSAPLTLLYALTVSIFALGGLVGSLLVGVLVERYGRNGALSRSALLVLLAGSFMGFSRELGSPEMVIIGRSITGLHSGICLSVVPLYVGEIAPKNLRGFLGLMPSIFICLGVFSAQVLGLPELLGKDRFWPLFLSVVVVPASLQLLLLHCFPESPRYLLIERNDVCGATKALHRFLGRPDVQDVIEEMKEEQRSLSSMEMVSVWQLLRDRSVRWQTLSVAVIWFYTNTIFENAGIPTSQIPYTTVGTGAIEVVAGLIGCFTIERVGRRPLIITGFCAMGVCSAGITISLLLQAALPWMRYLSVVCVVGIIAGFCMGPAGVPLLVTAELFMQSHRPAAYMVGGSLNWLCNFTVGFIFPFLQMSAGAFCYLVFCGVCLLVALYVYLVIPETKNKTFVEISHVFATRRSVLSVPARLTGMMKLDGYGALQSSSLKGSGSSLP; this is encoded by the exons atgggagagaccAGCCGGGCCGCCGGACTaccttcctccccctctccttctcctcccgcCCCGCGCTCCGCCTGCAGCCCGGCGCCGCCGCTCGGGAACGGGACCCCGCGGCCCAgcggggacatccctggg CATCTCACCTTCCCCCTGCTGTCTGTCACCCTTTTGGTATCCTTTGGCTCATCCATGCTCTATGGCTACAACCTCGCTGTGGTGAACTCACCAGCAGAG cacatAAAGGTTTTCTACAACGCCACGTGGTCCCAGCGGTTCGGACacgggctgggctctgccccccTGACCCTCCTCTATGCCCTGACTGTCTCCATCTTCGCCCTGGGTGGGCTGGTGGGCTCCCTGCTggtgggggtgctggtggagcGGTACGGCAG GAATGGTGCTCTGAGCCGCAGCGCCCTCCTCGTCCTCCTGGCCGGCAGCTTCATGGGCTTCAGCCGGGAGCTGGGATCCCCCGAGATGGTGATCATCGGCCGCTCCATCACGGGGCTCCACTCAG gTATCTGTCTCAGTGTGGTGCCCCTCTATGTGGGAGAAATCGCTCCCAAGAACCTGCGGGGCTTCCTGGGGCTCATGCCCAGCATCTTCATCTGCCTGGGGGTTTTCTCTGCCCAGGTCCTAGGCCTGCCAGAACTGCTGGGCAAG GACAGGTTCTGGCCCCTTTTCCTGTCAGTGGTGGTTGTTCCTGcctccctccagctcctgctgctgcactgcttcCCTGAGAGCCCTCGGTACCTGCTGATAGAGAGAAATGACGTCTGTGGGGCCACCAAAG CGCTGCACCGGTTCCTGGGGAGACCTGATGTACAGGATGTGATCGAGGAGATGAAGGAGGAGCAGCGGTCGCTCTCCTCCATGGAGATGGTGTCAGTCTGGCAGCTGCTGCGGGACCGCTCCGTGCGCTGGCAGACGCTCTCGGTGGCGGTG ATCTGGTTTTACACCAACACCATTTTCGAGAACGCCGGGATCCCCACGTCCCAGATCCCCTACACCACCGTGGGCACCGGCGCCATTGAGGTTGTTGCCGGGCTGATCGGG TGCTTCACCATTGAGAGGGTGGGCCGGCGGCCCCTCATCATCACCGGCTTCTGTGCCATGGGTGTCTGCTCGGCTGGCATCAccatctccctgctgctgcag GCCGCCCTGCCCTGGATGCGCTACCTCAGCGTTGTCTGCGTGGTCGGCATCATCGCTGGCTTCTGCATGGGACCAG ctggtgTCCCCTTGCTGGTGACAGCTGAGCTCTTCATGCAGTCACACCGCCCGGCTGCCTACATGGTGGGGGGCTCTCTCAACTGGCTCTGCAACTTCACCGTTGGCTTCATCTTCCCCTTCTTGCAG ATGTCAGCTGGTGCCTTTTGCTACCTGGTTTTCTGTGGAGTCTGCCTGCTGGTGGCCCTGTACGTCTACCTTGTCATCCCCGAGACCAAGAACAAAACCTTTGTGGAGATCAGCCACGTCTTTGCCACGCGCCGCTCCGTCCTCTCCGTGCCAGCCCGCCTCACTGGGATGATGAAGCTCGATGGTTATGGGgctttgcagagcagctccctgaaGGGCTCaggctccagcctgccctga